TTGGTACTGTCGACGATTTCGGTGAAACATTGGAAACGCTCGTTTCAGTATCTTGGGCCGTGAGCCCTACACCCGGAATTGTGCGGCTGCCGCTTTCAAAGTCGACCTCAGGACGAATGTGAGCTGCACCAATGGTGATGCTGTGGCGCTTGAAAGAACCAATCAATGCTGGATTTGAAAAAATTAAACTAGGATCTTTGCCAGTTCCTTCCGCAGAATAGGCCGTTCCAAGTGATTGAGCACTTTGAATGCGTGCACCGAAGCCAGCACCGTAGAGTGGAGCCCCTATACAAGCTAAGCCTAACGCCGTAGCGACATGGGCTCTTCGTTGTCTCTGGTTCATTTTGATCCCCTTCTATATAAGTATTACATTGTAACTAGGTGCCTTAAAATAGTTGAATTGCAATCGAAAATCATCATTTTTTATCAAAAAATTGAGCCTAAATTTTTTAGCTAGGCCTTGGCCCGTCGAAGCTGTGGGACATCGTCTCAGCCAGGCCATCAAATTCGACTCTGGAGCAAGTCAGATTCTTGCACTGATTTAAATACTTAAGCATTAGATGACGTATTACGGTTATTTACGGACTGTCGTTGAAGAATCCGTTGAATTTCCATGGTATGATATGGCTAAGACAAAACCGCTAATTAAAAAGGTGGGGTAGGAGTCGGAGCGAATGACCGAAGAACAAACCTATCATCATGACCATATCCAGTGGATGATGAAGCAATCAGGTATTGGCGTTTGGAGCCTGCACTGTGAAAAGCAGATGGTGACATGCTCAAGTCAGGCTGCTGATATCCTAGAACTCGATCATCAAGAACTCCCTCTTGAATCTTGGGCAGAGATCTTTCAGGGAGAGGATCAAATCGATTGGCATGAGCGCTTGCAAACCGACTCACTGGATATAGAAACTAGGGTGAAAGCTGTTCGTTCGGGGCGAAGCAAGTACGTGCGCATTGCTATCTATCGTGGAGCCAGTGATGGTGTTTTCCGGGGCATGGTTCAAGATATTTCCATGTGGAAAATCATGCAAAAACGCTACCTGCGTACTGAACACGATCTGAAGCAATATATGTTGCTCATCAACAGCTTTTCAGTGATTTTCAAGCTCGATGATGATGGCATTTTATTGTTCGCCAACGAGGAATTCTGTCGTCATGCTGATCGCCCTCGTGGAGAAATGTTGAATCGCCCCTTTCACGAACTTGGAGCAAGCTTCGAAGGTGGCGATGAGTGGCGTGTTATCAAAGAAACCATCGAAACTCATCAGTCCTGGTATGGCACGATCAAGTGCCGAACAGCCAAGGGAGAAAACTTCTGGCTGCAAGGTTCTATGATTAATCAGAGTCGTGGTCAGCAACCGAATGCCGAGTACCTATGTATTTGTCGTGATGTGACTAGTGTCATGATACAGAAGTTAGAAGATATGCAGATGATGAAATTAGTCTCACTCGGAGAGGCATCAGCCCAGATCATGCATGATGTAATGAATCCGTTAACTCAGATCCAAGGTTGCGAATACATGGTGCAGATGCTCAAAGTCCCGCCTGAACAAGTGAAGCTTGTGAAGAATATTCGCAATATGATTCAAGTTGGAGTCGACCGTATTAAAGATATTTTTTCGG
This is a stretch of genomic DNA from Pseudobacteriovorax antillogorgiicola. It encodes these proteins:
- a CDS encoding sensor histidine kinase, which translates into the protein MTEEQTYHHDHIQWMMKQSGIGVWSLHCEKQMVTCSSQAADILELDHQELPLESWAEIFQGEDQIDWHERLQTDSLDIETRVKAVRSGRSKYVRIAIYRGASDGVFRGMVQDISMWKIMQKRYLRTEHDLKQYMLLINSFSVIFKLDDDGILLFANEEFCRHADRPRGEMLNRPFHELGASFEGGDEWRVIKETIETHQSWYGTIKCRTAKGENFWLQGSMINQSRGQQPNAEYLCICRDVTSVMIQKLEDMQMMKLVSLGEASAQIMHDVMNPLTQIQGCEYMVQMLKVPPEQVKLVKNIRNMIQVGVDRIKDIFSGMRSMLLEEVIFEARTIKGLVEDSQASLEHYLKKHQVPLNFESRSGDDISVDVNRSLVIQVFVNLIKNSVEAIQSQEDPWIRISWETIDNELFVRIVDSGQGIPIEVQQNMFDSLYTTKKDRGGTGIGMAICKRVLDLHGGRIFVNNDNTNTEIDIVLPLKKR